Proteins from a genomic interval of Acidobacteriota bacterium:
- the lpxK gene encoding tetraacyldisaccharide 4'-kinase — protein MFLPPITRPLFYLPAKLYAGGVRARAWLYERGWLKQKQLPAPVISIGNLTVGGTGKTPCVAWLANWLQSEGHAVAILSRGYKRASTGRVEVSDGKTLLCEAAAAGDEPYLLAQSCPGVRVIVDQDRYAAGRWLAGRAPVSVFLLDDGYQHLRLQRDLNLVLIDATDELARARMVPFGRLREPLTALRRADAVIVTRADQPFDRAALETTIRRHTRAQAPIFYAQHALTKLRRLDSDETCEVTDLANQPVAAFSGIARPERFLNDLGKSGMRVVWQRSFADHHRYTQAEFAGLTTEAKQAGAVGLLTTEKDAANLQAAWAAAVALPAYAAQLAFRCAEEAALQGLVLKTVQP, from the coding sequence ATGTTTCTCCCGCCCATCACACGTCCGCTGTTTTATCTGCCCGCCAAACTTTATGCGGGCGGCGTGCGCGCGCGCGCGTGGCTGTACGAGCGCGGCTGGTTGAAACAAAAACAGCTTCCTGCCCCGGTCATCAGCATTGGCAACCTGACCGTCGGCGGCACCGGCAAAACGCCCTGCGTGGCGTGGCTGGCGAATTGGTTGCAGTCCGAAGGCCATGCTGTTGCTATTCTCAGCCGTGGTTACAAACGCGCCAGCACGGGACGCGTCGAAGTCTCTGACGGAAAAACGCTTTTGTGCGAGGCGGCGGCGGCGGGCGATGAACCCTACCTGTTAGCGCAAAGTTGTCCCGGCGTGCGCGTCATCGTGGATCAGGATCGGTATGCCGCCGGACGCTGGCTGGCCGGACGCGCGCCGGTGTCGGTCTTTCTACTGGATGACGGCTATCAACATTTGCGGCTGCAGCGGGATTTGAATTTGGTCCTGATAGATGCGACCGATGAATTGGCGCGTGCGCGGATGGTTCCTTTCGGACGTTTGCGCGAGCCGTTGACCGCGTTGCGCCGCGCCGATGCAGTGATCGTAACGCGCGCGGATCAGCCGTTTGACCGGGCTGCACTTGAAACGACGATCCGACGTCACACCCGCGCGCAGGCACCGATCTTTTATGCCCAGCACGCATTGACGAAGCTGCGTCGTTTGGACAGCGATGAGACATGCGAAGTCACTGATCTGGCTAACCAGCCTGTCGCGGCCTTTTCTGGCATCGCGCGGCCTGAACGCTTTCTGAATGATCTGGGAAAATCAGGTATGCGCGTCGTGTGGCAACGCAGCTTCGCCGATCATCACCGTTACACCCAGGCGGAATTTGCGGGACTTACCACCGAAGCCAAACAGGCTGGGGCTGTGGGGCTGCTCACGACAGAAAAGGATGCGGCCAATTTACAAGCAGCTTGGGCGGCTGCGGTGGCCTTGCCAGCCTACGCCGCTCAGCTTGCGTTTCGTTGTGCAGAAGAAGCGGCTTTGCAAGGACTCGTGCTGAAAACTGTCCAGCCTTAG
- a CDS encoding 3-deoxy-D-manno-octulosonic acid transferase: protein MYLLYSLLLTLAALALLPYFAWQAVVHRKYLHNLTERLGRLPADWRTDTRPTLWLHAVSVGETLAALPLLKALRAQFPEHRLIVSTTTTTGQQVARERAAEADGVCYFPFDWRFAVRRSLSIIRPQAVILMESELWPNFLAECRAQGIPVLVANGRISDRSFRRARRVRWVLKPLYRQISRFLMQSAADAERAVALGADSICVEVSGNLKYDISATALNPRLKTISAQLNDVFRLDSAPLIVAGSSCDGEEGIILEAFGLLRQSTPFAGVRLLLAPRHPERFNVVAQAHDFPGGMIRRSSYEPPETRSYRFASVRDEELYAEMCRTTPTILLDSLGELAALYPFATLVFVGGSLVPKGGHNILEPALYGKPIVVGPYMENFRAIAQEFLQREALLQLAGGDRHTLVTQLSAAFERLLRDQAYAQQLGANARQTIEANRGATARTVAAVVKLLA from the coding sequence ATGTATTTGCTCTACAGCTTGCTGTTGACCTTGGCCGCGCTGGCGCTCCTGCCCTATTTCGCCTGGCAAGCTGTCGTTCATCGAAAATACCTGCACAATTTGACCGAACGGCTAGGCCGCCTGCCTGCGGATTGGCGAACGGATACGCGCCCGACCTTATGGTTGCACGCGGTCTCCGTCGGCGAAACGCTGGCGGCGCTGCCATTGTTGAAAGCCTTGCGCGCGCAGTTTCCTGAGCATCGCCTGATCGTTTCGACGACAACAACCACCGGGCAACAGGTCGCGCGCGAACGTGCGGCGGAAGCTGACGGCGTGTGCTACTTCCCTTTCGATTGGCGCTTCGCCGTGCGGCGCTCGTTGTCAATCATTCGCCCACAAGCCGTCATCCTGATGGAATCGGAACTCTGGCCGAACTTCTTGGCCGAATGCCGTGCGCAAGGGATTCCCGTCTTAGTGGCGAATGGCCGCATCTCTGACCGCTCGTTCCGGCGTGCGCGGCGCGTGCGCTGGGTGCTCAAACCACTCTATCGCCAAATCTCGCGCTTCCTGATGCAAAGCGCGGCGGATGCCGAACGCGCGGTGGCCTTGGGAGCGGATTCGATCTGTGTCGAAGTCAGCGGCAATCTCAAATACGACATCAGTGCTACGGCTCTGAATCCTCGCTTGAAAACCATCTCCGCCCAATTAAATGACGTTTTCCGACTCGACAGTGCGCCTTTGATCGTCGCAGGTAGTTCTTGTGATGGTGAAGAGGGAATCATTCTCGAAGCTTTCGGCCTGTTAAGGCAATCTACACCGTTTGCCGGAGTGCGTCTGCTATTGGCGCCACGTCACCCGGAGCGTTTCAATGTGGTGGCGCAAGCGCACGATTTCCCCGGGGGAATGATACGCCGCTCGTCTTATGAGCCGCCGGAAACGCGTTCGTACCGATTCGCTTCCGTGCGCGATGAAGAACTCTATGCGGAAATGTGCCGCACCACGCCAACGATCCTGCTTGATTCCCTGGGCGAGTTGGCTGCGCTTTATCCATTCGCCACGCTCGTCTTTGTCGGCGGCAGCCTCGTGCCCAAAGGCGGCCACAACATTCTGGAACCGGCCCTGTACGGCAAACCCATCGTCGTTGGGCCGTACATGGAAAACTTCCGCGCCATCGCCCAGGAATTTTTACAGCGCGAGGCTTTGTTGCAATTGGCTGGCGGCGACCGCCACACTCTGGTTACACAATTGAGCGCGGCATTTGAACGCCTCTTGCGCGATCAGGCTTACGCGCAACAGCTTGGCGCCAATGCGCGCCAAACCATCGAAGCCAATCGCGGCGCGACTGCGCGCACGGTCGCGGCTGTGGTTAAATTGCTTGCTTGA
- a CDS encoding DNA-3-methyladenine glycosylase 2 family protein yields MEKQAAFSAEMERAERLLARRDPILRPVIKQYAPCRLRPHTRYFETMVGSIVSQQLSTKAADTIFKRFKALYTPARFPKPAQIAETPNEHLRGVGLSQQKANYIKDLAAKTHDGTIRFNHLSKLEDAAIIEMLTQVKGIGVWTVHMFLIFSLGRLDVLPVGDLGIRNAIQRAYGFDHSPLPAEIEALAEERGWRPYCSVASWYLWRSLQNKPELD; encoded by the coding sequence TTGGAGAAACAGGCAGCTTTTAGCGCTGAAATGGAGCGGGCGGAACGCCTGCTGGCGCGCCGCGATCCCATCTTGCGTCCGGTCATTAAACAATATGCGCCATGCCGTTTACGCCCGCACACCCGCTACTTTGAGACGATGGTCGGCTCGATTGTCTCGCAGCAGCTTTCGACCAAAGCTGCCGATACGATCTTCAAACGGTTCAAGGCGCTCTACACCCCGGCACGCTTTCCCAAACCGGCACAGATTGCCGAGACGCCGAATGAGCACTTGCGGGGCGTGGGGTTGTCGCAACAAAAGGCGAATTACATCAAAGACCTGGCCGCCAAAACCCACGACGGCACGATCCGCTTCAACCATCTGTCGAAATTGGAAGATGCCGCGATCATCGAGATGTTGACCCAGGTCAAAGGCATCGGGGTTTGGACCGTGCACATGTTTTTGATCTTTTCGTTGGGTCGGCTGGATGTGCTGCCGGTCGGCGATCTGGGCATTCGCAATGCCATCCAGCGCGCGTATGGCTTCGATCATTCCCCGCTGCCCGCTGAGATCGAAGCTTTGGCGGAGGAGCGTGGCTGGCGGCCCTATTGTTCAGTCGCCTCGTGGTATCTGTGGCGCAGTTTGCAGAACAAACCAGAGTTGGATTAA
- a CDS encoding response regulator — MPQGILPKRILIVDDEEDARLMISAVATAAGYETVEAADGREALDIMQQDADFVLVICDKMMPRLDGYEVIRFMRGDDRLKDIPVIMSTADRTTQHLGGLAPDGKTHFVNKASGVENMRQGIQRALGLDLADKSTREMPTLE, encoded by the coding sequence ATGCCGCAAGGAATATTGCCCAAACGAATATTGATTGTAGACGACGAGGAAGACGCCCGCTTGATGATTTCGGCGGTGGCGACCGCCGCCGGGTATGAAACGGTCGAGGCCGCGGATGGGCGTGAGGCCTTGGACATCATGCAACAGGATGCCGATTTCGTCCTGGTGATCTGTGACAAAATGATGCCGCGCCTGGATGGCTATGAAGTCATTCGTTTCATGCGCGGTGACGACCGGTTAAAAGACATTCCCGTCATCATGTCCACCGCCGACCGCACGACTCAGCATTTGGGTGGTTTGGCGCCTGACGGCAAAACCCACTTCGTCAACAAAGCCTCCGGCGTTGAAAACATGCGCCAGGGCATTCAACGCGCGTTGGGCCTTGATTTGGCGGATAAATCCACACGCGAAATGCCCACCTTGGAGTAG
- a CDS encoding NAD(P)/FAD-dependent oxidoreductase: MRPENTANIVVIGGGVIGLAILAELAQHYDDVFLLEAAPRVGLGSSTRNSGVIHAGIYYPPGSLKARHCVRGAALLYEFCAWYHVPHQRIGKLVVANSLEQTEQLEQLQARGTTNGVAGLQIVDQSFIRRREPNLVSPVALWSPNTGIVEAEEYVKALARLAKERGAYILTDTILLGAEAQGDLAILSTQREEFGARLVINCAGLYADEVARLFGYDKHTVYPCRGEYAEVVPSRWSLVNGLVYPLPMPSGHGLGVHFTKTTAGCLQLGPNANYVASKEDYENGRTPVEAFYESAVQMVPSLRLEDLRPGYTGIRARLLTEHDHRFADFVIERDPQWANVIHLIGMESPGLTAALSIAKSVGEMVRESDL, from the coding sequence ATGCGTCCTGAAAACACCGCCAACATCGTCGTCATCGGCGGCGGCGTCATCGGCCTCGCCATCCTGGCCGAACTCGCCCAGCATTACGATGATGTCTTCCTGCTCGAAGCCGCGCCGCGTGTTGGTCTCGGTTCGTCCACGCGCAACAGCGGCGTGATTCACGCGGGCATTTATTATCCGCCCGGTTCGCTCAAAGCCCGGCATTGTGTGCGCGGCGCGGCGCTGCTGTATGAATTCTGCGCGTGGTACCACGTCCCGCACCAGCGTATTGGCAAGCTGGTCGTTGCCAACAGCCTCGAACAAACAGAACAACTCGAACAACTACAGGCGCGCGGCACGACCAATGGCGTTGCGGGCTTGCAGATCGTTGACCAATCCTTCATTCGCCGGCGCGAACCCAATCTGGTTTCGCCCGTCGCGCTCTGGTCGCCCAACACCGGCATCGTCGAGGCCGAAGAATACGTCAAGGCGCTGGCCCGCTTGGCGAAAGAACGCGGCGCATACATCCTGACCGACACGATATTGTTGGGCGCAGAGGCGCAGGGCGACCTCGCCATCCTCAGCACGCAACGCGAAGAGTTCGGCGCGCGACTGGTCATCAATTGCGCCGGGCTGTATGCCGACGAAGTGGCGCGGCTGTTCGGCTACGACAAACATACGGTTTACCCATGCCGGGGCGAATACGCCGAAGTCGTGCCGAGCCGCTGGAGTTTGGTCAATGGCCTGGTTTATCCGCTGCCGATGCCGAGCGGGCACGGCCTGGGCGTGCATTTCACCAAGACGACGGCGGGTTGTTTGCAGTTGGGACCGAATGCGAATTACGTGGCGAGCAAAGAGGATTACGAAAACGGCCGCACGCCGGTCGAAGCGTTTTATGAATCCGCCGTGCAGATGGTGCCGAGCTTGCGGCTGGAAGATTTGCGCCCCGGTTACACCGGCATACGCGCGCGGTTGTTGACCGAACACGACCACCGCTTCGCCGATTTTGTGATCGAACGCGACCCGCAATGGGCGAACGTGATTCATCTGATTGGGATGGAATCGCCGGGGCTGACGGCGGCGTTGTCCATTGCGAAAAGCGTGGGCGAGATGGTGCGGGAAAGCGATCTGTAA
- a CDS encoding S8 family serine peptidase, giving the protein MSNCPLCSRAEGALIYELAGPDADLVELLQANLPGWESAAGVCPNCLELLRGAQQRFLANPAIFSDGAYRILPTPLRMGADERFTGRGVTIAFLDSGFFFHPDLTATQNRIKRYVNVALTGEHAERNPLNNADEGWDELKRSDDSSWHGMMTSVVAAGNGYLSQGLYRGIASEANVVLLKVGTANRITHEDIRRGLEWVLRNKDAYNIRVVNVSCAGDYEASYLTDGLSQAAEACVRAGLVVCCAAGNAGHSPHHEVLPPASAPAVITVGGFNDKNTLVLADNEVYQSSYGPTLDGLQKPELIAPSIWLAAPILPDTPTAEAAHLYHELHAAPDSQLREILNEHAGIDSDLDAARALPHYLIRQLVAIKLHDNNVISGQYKHVDGTSFASPIVASVVAQMLQANARLTPQQVKRILIDTAIRLENVPVERQGWGSIIPGRAVARALEMRRSR; this is encoded by the coding sequence ATGTCCAACTGCCCGTTATGCAGCCGCGCGGAGGGCGCACTCATTTATGAATTGGCCGGCCCGGATGCCGACTTGGTGGAATTGTTGCAAGCCAATCTGCCCGGCTGGGAAAGCGCGGCGGGCGTCTGTCCGAACTGTTTGGAGTTGTTGCGCGGCGCTCAGCAACGCTTTCTCGCCAATCCCGCGATTTTCAGCGACGGCGCCTATCGCATCTTGCCGACGCCGCTGCGCATGGGCGCCGATGAACGCTTCACTGGGCGCGGGGTCACCATTGCCTTTCTGGATTCCGGCTTCTTCTTTCACCCCGATTTGACCGCCACGCAAAATCGCATCAAACGCTATGTCAACGTCGCCTTAACTGGCGAGCACGCCGAACGTAATCCTCTGAACAACGCCGATGAGGGTTGGGACGAACTCAAACGCTCCGATGATTCAAGTTGGCACGGAATGATGACCTCGGTGGTGGCGGCGGGCAATGGGTATCTTTCGCAAGGGTTGTATCGTGGCATTGCCAGCGAAGCCAACGTTGTGCTGCTCAAAGTCGGAACCGCCAATCGCATCACGCATGAAGACATCCGGCGCGGTTTGGAATGGGTGCTGCGCAACAAAGACGCCTATAACATTCGCGTCGTGAATGTTTCCTGTGCGGGCGATTACGAAGCGTCTTACCTGACGGATGGTTTGTCGCAGGCGGCGGAAGCGTGCGTGCGCGCCGGGCTGGTCGTTTGTTGTGCCGCCGGGAACGCGGGGCACTCGCCGCACCACGAAGTGCTGCCGCCAGCCTCTGCGCCTGCGGTCATTACTGTGGGTGGTTTTAACGATAAGAATACGTTGGTGCTGGCCGACAACGAGGTGTATCAGTCATCGTATGGCCCCACTCTTGACGGGTTGCAAAAGCCGGAGCTTATCGCGCCCAGCATTTGGCTGGCGGCGCCGATTTTGCCCGATACGCCAACCGCGGAAGCCGCGCACCTCTATCACGAATTGCACGCTGCTCCTGACAGCCAATTGCGCGAAATTCTGAACGAACACGCTGGCATAGATAGCGATCTGGATGCCGCACGCGCGTTGCCGCATTATCTGATTCGCCAGCTTGTCGCCATCAAACTGCACGACAACAACGTCATTAGCGGTCAATACAAGCACGTGGATGGCACCAGTTTCGCTTCGCCGATTGTGGCCTCAGTGGTCGCCCAAATGTTGCAGGCCAATGCGCGGCTCACTCCGCAACAAGTCAAACGCATTCTGATAGACACCGCGATTCGGCTGGAAAACGTGCCGGTTGAACGGCAAGGCTGGGGTTCGATTATCCCTGGACGAGCCGTGGCGCGGGCGCTGGAGATGCGTCGAAGTAGGTGA
- the efp gene encoding elongation factor P: MASIKANQIRKGMVLLHNGVPHRVIEFHHHTPGNLRAMVQTRMRNLKTGNTMEHRFSSTESVERAHFEEQEMSYLYSEAETYYFMNNDSYEQIGLHEEELGDDVGYLLPETNVKVEFFEGQPISVTIPGVVELKVVETEPEIKGATVSNVGKPAKLETGITIQVPAFIKEGEKIRVDTTEGRYIERAR, translated from the coding sequence ATGGCCTCAATCAAGGCGAACCAGATTCGGAAAGGGATGGTGCTGTTGCACAACGGTGTGCCGCACCGCGTGATCGAATTCCATCATCACACCCCCGGCAATTTGCGCGCGATGGTGCAAACCCGCATGCGCAACCTGAAAACCGGCAATACGATGGAGCATCGCTTCAGCTCGACCGAATCGGTGGAACGCGCCCACTTTGAAGAGCAGGAAATGAGCTACCTTTATAGCGAAGCCGAAACCTACTACTTCATGAACAACGACAGCTACGAACAGATTGGGCTGCACGAAGAGGAACTGGGCGATGACGTTGGCTACCTGCTGCCCGAAACCAACGTGAAGGTAGAGTTCTTTGAGGGCCAGCCCATCAGCGTCACGATCCCTGGCGTAGTCGAATTGAAAGTCGTCGAGACCGAACCCGAAATCAAAGGCGCGACCGTCAGCAATGTCGGCAAGCCCGCCAAGCTCGAAACCGGTATCACCATCCAGGTGCCCGCCTTTATCAAAGAGGGCGAAAAGATTCGCGTAGACACGACCGAAGGCCGTTACATCGAACGCGCTAGATAA
- a CDS encoding STAS domain-containing protein: protein MLTLGIHYIGTIASLDMRGKFIKGQGGHQLQILTDKVLEAGTAKVLLNLTGVPIIDSMGIGEIVRAFKRVQQSGGELKLVGVTERVYGALRITQLLDLIESYKTEDEAVASFNKKGKGRKKKSDDAEDDAGDEDNSESEDDAEA from the coding sequence ATGTTGACGCTTGGAATTCACTACATCGGCACCATTGCTTCGCTGGATATGCGCGGCAAATTCATCAAAGGGCAGGGCGGTCACCAACTGCAAATCCTGACCGACAAAGTGCTCGAGGCCGGCACCGCCAAGGTTTTGCTCAACCTCACCGGCGTGCCCATCATTGACAGCATGGGCATCGGCGAAATTGTGCGCGCCTTCAAACGCGTGCAGCAGTCAGGCGGCGAATTGAAGCTGGTCGGCGTGACCGAGCGCGTTTATGGCGCGTTGCGCATCACCCAATTGCTGGATTTGATCGAGAGCTATAAAACCGAAGACGAAGCGGTGGCGAGCTTCAACAAAAAGGGCAAAGGTAGAAAGAAGAAGTCAGATGACGCTGAGGATGACGCAGGTGATGAAGACAATAGCGAGAGCGAAGACGACGCCGAAGCTTGA
- a CDS encoding VWA domain-containing protein: protein MLKKVSAFLALIVSLFALLNLAVTHAQQTGSGATSGSTPQQTQAAAQKQEAKPATPPQDPPKPARPDDPIITERTDLVSLTVTVTDPYNRLVTGLEKKHFEIFEDKVKQNIDAFKDDDVPVSVGIVFDVSGSMKGKIDRSREALKAFVDTSHDDDDFFLVAFNQRASLVSEFTDGTTLANKLTLVDAKGQTAIYDAVYLGIEKVKQGRQQKHALLLISDGQDNSSRYTYGELRKLLKEAGVQIYCIGIVEMGGGAGSSLDMQGQGILEEIAQTTGGKAFFPRSAAELEDATTRIALELRHQYSMSYTPTNVKSDGQWHKIKIKVTPPRGLPPLTVRTKDGYYAITKSAK from the coding sequence ATGTTGAAGAAAGTTTCAGCATTCCTGGCACTCATCGTTAGTCTCTTTGCGCTGCTGAACCTGGCGGTGACACACGCGCAACAGACCGGCAGTGGGGCTACGTCTGGTTCTACTCCCCAACAAACGCAAGCTGCTGCGCAAAAGCAGGAAGCGAAGCCAGCTACGCCACCGCAGGACCCGCCGAAACCTGCGCGCCCTGATGATCCAATCATTACTGAGCGCACCGATCTGGTTTCCCTCACAGTAACGGTCACCGATCCTTACAATCGGCTGGTCACGGGGTTGGAGAAGAAACACTTCGAGATTTTTGAAGACAAGGTCAAACAAAACATTGATGCGTTCAAAGACGACGATGTGCCGGTCAGCGTCGGCATCGTCTTCGACGTTTCGGGCAGCATGAAAGGCAAAATTGACCGCTCGCGCGAGGCGTTGAAAGCCTTCGTAGATACCAGCCACGACGATGACGATTTCTTCCTGGTCGCCTTCAACCAACGCGCCAGCCTGGTTTCCGAATTCACCGACGGCACGACCCTCGCCAACAAACTGACCTTGGTGGATGCCAAAGGGCAGACGGCAATTTACGACGCCGTTTATCTGGGCATCGAAAAAGTAAAACAGGGCCGCCAACAAAAACACGCGCTCCTGTTGATCTCTGACGGCCAGGACAATTCCTCGCGCTACACCTACGGCGAGTTGCGCAAGCTGCTCAAAGAAGCGGGCGTCCAAATTTACTGTATCGGGATTGTCGAAATGGGCGGCGGCGCAGGTAGTTCGCTCGATATGCAAGGCCAAGGCATTCTTGAAGAGATTGCGCAAACCACCGGGGGCAAGGCCTTCTTCCCGCGCTCAGCGGCGGAATTGGAAGACGCCACCACGCGCATCGCGTTGGAATTGCGCCATCAATACAGTATGAGCTATACGCCGACGAACGTAAAAAGCGACGGCCAGTGGCACAAGATCAAAATCAAAGTGACGCCGCCACGCGGGCTGCCACCGTTGACCGTGCGCACCAAAGATGGCTATTACGCGATCACCAAAAGCGCCAAATAA